One region of Paucibacter aquatile genomic DNA includes:
- the rbfA gene encoding 30S ribosome-binding factor RbfA, producing the protein MRHKRVIPNRSFRVADQIQRDLAELIRELKDPRIGMATVNAVEVTPDYAHAKVFFSVLVGDPTETAEALNEAAGFLRNGLFKRLQIHTVPSLHFHYDRSIERAAELSALIHKANATRALDDEAPAEGDAAAEASKPTDRAE; encoded by the coding sequence ATGCGACACAAACGAGTCATCCCCAACCGCAGCTTTCGCGTGGCCGACCAGATCCAGCGCGATCTGGCCGAGCTGATCCGCGAGCTCAAGGACCCACGCATCGGCATGGCCACGGTCAATGCCGTCGAGGTGACGCCCGACTACGCGCATGCGAAGGTGTTCTTCTCGGTGCTGGTCGGCGATCCGACCGAAACCGCGGAAGCCTTGAACGAAGCCGCCGGTTTTTTGCGCAACGGCCTCTTCAAGCGCCTGCAGATCCACACCGTGCCCAGCTTGCACTTCCACTACGACCGCAGCATCGAGCGCGCGGCCGAGTTGAGCGCGCTGATCCACAAGGCCAATGCCACGCGCGCCCTCGATGACGAGGCGCCCGCTGAGGGCGACGCTGCCGCGGAAGCGAGCAAGCCCACCGACCGCGCCGAGTGA
- the truB gene encoding tRNA pseudouridine(55) synthase TruB gives MNTRPQRVKTPRRALHGVLLLDKPLGLSSNDALQKAKWLLRAEKAGHTGTLDPLATGLLPLCFGAGTKFSQVSLDADKAYTATLKLGEITTTGDGEGEVLERHPVKLSREQIEAACAQLRGEITQVPPMYSALKHEGRPLYEYARAGITIERPSRQVTIHALDILHWQDDELAIAVRCSKGTYVRTLAEDLGRLLGCGARLSALRRTASGPVSVEQAISLDALAALTESEREALLRPPDSLLADWPELRLSSDEAARFLTGLRRRVAAADAPHVRVYGPEPQAFLGSAHVQAGELIADRLLSPAEVQSLMGTPAA, from the coding sequence ATGAACACCCGTCCCCAGCGCGTCAAGACACCGCGCCGTGCCCTGCACGGCGTGCTGCTGCTTGACAAGCCGCTGGGTCTGTCCAGCAACGACGCGCTGCAAAAAGCCAAATGGCTGCTGCGGGCGGAAAAGGCCGGCCATACCGGCACGCTGGACCCGCTGGCTACCGGCCTGCTGCCGCTGTGCTTCGGTGCCGGCACCAAGTTCAGCCAGGTCAGCCTGGATGCCGACAAGGCTTACACCGCCACCCTCAAGCTTGGCGAGATCACCACCACCGGCGACGGTGAAGGCGAGGTGCTGGAGCGCCATCCGGTGAAGCTGAGCCGCGAACAGATCGAGGCCGCTTGCGCCCAGCTGCGCGGCGAGATCACCCAGGTGCCGCCGATGTACTCGGCCCTCAAGCATGAAGGCCGGCCGCTGTACGAATACGCCCGCGCCGGCATCACCATCGAGCGCCCATCGCGTCAGGTCACCATTCACGCGCTCGACATCCTGCATTGGCAGGATGATGAGCTGGCGATTGCCGTGCGCTGCAGCAAGGGCACCTATGTGCGCACCCTGGCGGAAGACCTCGGTCGCTTGCTGGGTTGTGGCGCGCGATTGAGTGCGCTGCGTCGAACCGCATCCGGCCCGGTGTCGGTGGAACAGGCCATCAGCCTGGACGCCCTGGCGGCGCTGACCGAAAGCGAGCGCGAAGCCTTGCTGCGCCCACCCGACTCTTTGTTGGCGGATTGGCCCGAGCTGCGTTTGAGCAGCGACGAAGCCGCCCGCTTTCTCACCGGTCTGCGGCGCCGCGTTGCCGCTGCCGACGCCCCGCATGTGCGGGTCTACGGCCCCGAGCCGCAAGCCTTTCTAGGCAGCGCCCATGTCCAGGCCGGCGAGCTGATCGCCGACCGGCTGCTGAGTCCCGCCGAGGTGCAAAGCCTCATGGGTACACCAGCCGCCTGA